One genomic segment of Catalinimonas alkaloidigena includes these proteins:
- a CDS encoding fatty acid desaturase family protein: MKSSVKFINQEQSKFFPTLRSRVNQYFKDNNISRYGNQEMVTKSVVLISLYLLSYLAVITLPLNAWLFLPLALLMGIAKAGIGMSVMHDALHGSYSKNAQTNKLMGNTIYMVGVNAFVWKVQHNMLHHTYTNIHGLDEDINTKVVIRLSKHAPIRSFHRFQHIYVFFLYGFLTLRMIVDDGMKLINYHRLGIIKKLKSHAGKEYFRLTGFKLIYLFLTIGLPILITSLLWWQVMIGFVLMHLTAGVILSTIFQMAHIVEGAHQPLPNAVGNIENAWAIHQLETTANFSKNSRVLNWYIGGLNFQIEHHLFPNICHVHYRKIAQIVEKTADEFHLPYNIKPTFGHALQSHIRMLKILGQKTSQSVTIAAQQ, encoded by the coding sequence ATGAAGTCCTCTGTTAAATTTATCAATCAAGAACAATCTAAATTTTTTCCTACCTTACGAAGCAGAGTAAATCAGTATTTTAAAGACAATAACATTTCTCGGTATGGCAATCAGGAAATGGTCACCAAATCGGTGGTGTTGATTAGCCTGTATCTTTTATCTTATCTAGCTGTTATAACGCTTCCCCTGAATGCGTGGCTCTTTCTGCCCCTGGCACTGCTGATGGGCATTGCTAAAGCAGGTATAGGCATGTCAGTCATGCATGATGCCCTGCATGGCTCTTACTCTAAAAATGCTCAGACCAATAAACTTATGGGCAATACGATCTATATGGTAGGAGTCAATGCTTTTGTTTGGAAGGTACAACATAATATGCTTCACCATACCTATACTAATATTCATGGATTGGATGAAGATATCAACACTAAAGTAGTGATACGCTTGTCTAAACATGCACCTATTAGAAGCTTTCACCGTTTTCAGCACATTTATGTATTTTTTCTGTATGGCTTCCTTACTCTACGCATGATCGTCGATGATGGTATGAAGCTTATCAACTATCATCGTTTGGGAATCATAAAAAAGCTTAAATCCCATGCAGGAAAAGAATACTTCCGCCTGACAGGATTCAAACTGATTTATCTATTTTTGACAATCGGTCTTCCTATACTGATTACTTCTCTATTATGGTGGCAGGTAATGATAGGTTTTGTGTTAATGCACCTCACTGCAGGAGTGATCCTAAGTACCATCTTTCAAATGGCTCATATTGTAGAAGGGGCACATCAGCCTTTGCCTAATGCAGTAGGAAACATTGAAAATGCATGGGCGATTCATCAGTTGGAAACGACAGCAAATTTTTCCAAAAATAGCCGTGTACTCAATTGGTATATTGGCGGCTTAAATTTCCAGATAGAACACCACTTATTTCCAAATATTTGTCATGTACACTATAGAAAAATAGCTCAGATTGTGGAAAAAACGGCTGATGAATTCCATTTGCCCTACAACATTAAACCTACTTTTGGGCATGCACTGCAATCCCATATTAGAATGCTGAAAATATTGGGACAGAAGACCAGCCAATCCGTTACTATTGCTGCACAGCAATAG
- the parS gene encoding antitoxin Xre-like helix-turn-helix domain-containing protein: MQVEISNVTTLLGFEFDKSKMLGLDPHISIAQQGLPRKAIDHLKQNTGLSYSFLADCLHINLRTLQRYTPEQLFSQTVSERALMIADVYAKGYEVFEDKAAFQKWMKTPVPALSEQEPQQLLPSTYGINLLLMELGRIEHGIFA, from the coding sequence ATGCAAGTAGAAATATCCAATGTTACCACTTTACTTGGTTTTGAATTTGACAAGAGCAAGATGCTAGGTCTTGATCCTCACATCTCCATTGCACAGCAAGGTTTGCCTCGTAAAGCAATTGATCATTTGAAACAGAATACAGGCCTAAGTTACAGCTTCTTAGCAGATTGCCTTCATATTAATCTTCGTACTCTTCAACGCTATACACCTGAGCAGCTTTTTTCTCAGACTGTCTCGGAAAGAGCACTTATGATTGCTGATGTATATGCCAAAGGATATGAAGTTTTTGAGGATAAAGCTGCTTTCCAAAAATGGATGAAAACCCCAGTACCTGCTCTATCTGAGCAGGAGCCTCAGCAGCTATTACCCAGTACTTATGGCATTAATCTTTTGCTCATGGAACTGGGAAGAATTGAACATGGGATATTTGCCTGA
- a CDS encoding RES family NAD+ phosphorylase, with amino-acid sequence MPFAYRITKSKYARDLSGTGAYLNGGRWNYPGTYMLYTASSVALATLETLAHIRKGITPKGFVLVTLYLPDREVPKLEDHLHLKEQWHKLPPYEAFTKEIGDTDIFKNHFFISVPSAVTLKDRNFLINPLHQDINSVRIVDTEPYDFDQRLL; translated from the coding sequence ATGCCTTTCGCCTATCGCATTACCAAAAGTAAATACGCCAGAGACTTATCGGGTACCGGAGCATATCTGAATGGTGGCCGATGGAACTATCCTGGTACTTATATGCTCTACACAGCCAGCAGTGTTGCATTGGCTACTTTAGAAACACTTGCTCACATCAGGAAAGGAATTACTCCTAAAGGTTTTGTATTGGTAACGCTTTATCTACCTGATAGGGAGGTTCCTAAGCTAGAAGATCACCTTCACCTCAAAGAGCAATGGCATAAGCTACCTCCCTATGAAGCATTTACTAAAGAGATTGGGGATACTGATATTTTTAAGAACCATTTTTTTATCAGTGTTCCTTCAGCAGTAACGCTTAAAGACAGAAACTTCCTGATCAATCCATTACATCAGGATATCAACTCAGTAAGGATTGTAGATACTGAACCTTACGATTTTGATCAAAGGTTACTTTGA
- a CDS encoding transposase: MSKTGRRAVARALSDKGFCSTKNSHYYGVKLHVVAKHAPYTLPVPEFVGLTPASTHDLTAVRPILPKLAGKALFGDKIYADQPLNKNLEKQQNTFIYTPVKLVKGQSEQERQHNKAADDLFSKAVSTVRQPIESLFNWFVCPCIW, from the coding sequence ATAAGCAAAACCGGCCGCCGGGCGGTAGCCAGAGCATTGTCTGATAAAGGGTTTTGCTCTACTAAAAACTCTCACTACTACGGTGTAAAACTTCATGTTGTAGCCAAACATGCTCCATACACTTTACCTGTTCCAGAATTTGTTGGATTGACTCCAGCTTCAACACATGATCTAACTGCTGTAAGACCAATCTTGCCTAAACTTGCAGGAAAAGCCCTATTTGGCGATAAAATTTATGCAGATCAGCCACTCAACAAAAACTTAGAAAAGCAACAGAATACATTCATTTATACCCCTGTAAAGCTTGTTAAAGGTCAATCTGAACAAGAAAGACAGCACAACAAGGCGGCTGATGATTTATTTTCAAAAGCAGTCTCCACAGTCAGACAACCTATTGAATCACTTTTCAACTGGTTTGTATGTCCATGTATTTGGTAA
- a CDS encoding pectate lyase has protein sequence MTIYNLWSQQLAFPAAEGYGKYSKGGRGGVVYEVTNLNDSGEGSLRAAVEASVPRTVVFRVSGNIELNSPIAIRSPYITIAGQTAPGDGITLKNHPLSIDADHVIVRYIRVRPGDVSGNDYDAVSSRYKKHIILDHLSASWSIDETMSVYHGDSITVQWSIISESLYGSNHVKGSHGFGGIWGSNHSTYHHNLLAHHSSRNPRMASGAGFTDYRNNVIYNWGYNSLYGGEKQQVGNDKFNFSEFNIVANYYKPGPATESGEVSYRIANPWYRDVKTDYGKWYIADNYMSGNPEVTANNWGGGVQPQDGVEDTSYLRLTKPWPSMPINLQTAEEAYETVLDNAGVILPKRDAIDTRIIEEVRGGYATYEGEIYKKEHSVADPSNASGIIDSQSDVGSWPVLESAPAPKDTDHDGMPDEWERKNGLDLDNPDDRNKVAEDGYTMLEKYLNSIH, from the coding sequence TTGACGATCTATAATTTATGGTCTCAACAATTGGCCTTTCCGGCAGCAGAAGGTTATGGAAAATATTCTAAAGGTGGACGAGGTGGAGTTGTTTACGAGGTAACAAATTTAAATGATAGTGGAGAAGGCAGTCTGAGAGCCGCTGTAGAAGCCTCCGTTCCTCGAACTGTGGTTTTTAGGGTGTCGGGGAATATAGAGCTTAATAGTCCGATAGCAATTAGGAGCCCCTATATTACCATTGCAGGCCAGACAGCGCCTGGCGATGGAATTACGCTTAAGAACCATCCCCTTAGCATTGATGCAGACCATGTGATAGTTCGGTATATCAGAGTCCGTCCCGGTGATGTATCGGGCAATGATTACGATGCGGTTTCCAGCAGGTACAAAAAGCACATCATATTGGATCACCTATCAGCAAGCTGGAGTATTGATGAAACCATGTCTGTTTATCATGGTGACAGCATTACCGTGCAGTGGTCTATTATTTCAGAAAGCTTGTATGGATCGAATCATGTAAAAGGTTCACACGGGTTTGGCGGTATCTGGGGTTCAAATCATAGCACCTACCACCATAATCTACTGGCTCATCATAGCAGTCGCAATCCCCGAATGGCTTCAGGGGCCGGATTTACCGATTATAGAAACAATGTGATTTATAATTGGGGATACAATAGTCTTTATGGTGGAGAAAAACAGCAAGTTGGAAATGATAAGTTCAATTTCTCAGAATTCAATATTGTTGCCAACTATTACAAGCCTGGTCCGGCAACAGAATCAGGCGAAGTATCATATCGCATCGCAAATCCCTGGTATCGTGATGTAAAAACAGATTATGGAAAATGGTATATAGCAGACAATTATATGTCGGGCAATCCTGAGGTCACAGCTAATAATTGGGGGGGCGGTGTACAACCTCAAGACGGCGTTGAAGATACTTCATATTTAAGACTTACAAAACCATGGCCATCCATGCCAATAAATCTTCAAACAGCAGAAGAAGCATATGAAACTGTTCTTGATAATGCTGGGGTAATTTTACCTAAAAGAGATGCAATAGATACTCGCATTATCGAAGAAGTCCGTGGTGGTTATGCTACCTATGAAGGTGAAATTTATAAAAAGGAACATAGCGTTGCCGATCCTTCAAATGCAAGCGGAATCATTGACTCGCAAAGTGATGTAGGCAGTTGGCCGGTTCTTGAAAGCGCCCCCGCTCCAAAAGATACCGATCATGACGGCATGCCTGACGAATGGGAAAGGAAGAACGGACTGGATTTGGATAACCCCGATGACAGGAATAAGGTTGCAGAAGATGGTTATACCATGTTGGAGAAATACCTAAACAGTATTCATTGA
- a CDS encoding DUF5060 domain-containing protein, with amino-acid sequence MRKLTFLITLIFTLTTNPDFLLAQSEGTVDGELRKWHPVTITFEGPEVSETDAYNPFMGYRLNVKFRHESGQSAYEVPGYFAADGNAAETSATSGNKWRVHFTPDRTGQWTYTASFRRGEDIAVNLSSTAGESAAFDGATGTINISETDKSGSDLRGKGILRYVGEHYLRFDNGEWFMKGGADAPETLLAYADFDGTYTHASTSKNYGDVLLWGSTQHKDGRGATPLKKYEAHVQDWKDGDPEWKDGKGKGLIGALNYLSSKGMNAFSFLTLSAGGDGKNIWPWISHNEVDRYDVSKLAQWEKVFTHGDQLGMFLHFKTHENENDQLLNGGKLGPERKLYYRELIARFAHHPALNWNLGEEHDLWDELDDAEQLNAKADAQYIHNLDPYDHPVVTHTFPNQYQQSYTPLLGYEYFEGPSIQTNSMRPWHNFDVISYWVNASDRSERKWNVSLDEAGTGGLGVTTDDYDDNYNQDEARGTYWATIAAGGDGVEWYFGYSEEQNDLNMEDWRSRDALWDYTRHAMDFYKNNDIPFWEMENANNMTRSEKDFVYANNGELYVIYLPSGGGAALNLQNNTGTYTVDWYNPRTGGNLQKGKEMQVEQTYAREPASVLSALPNIKKPRVQGGNVTEVTGPGWINLGMPPGDVKEDWVILVRKK; translated from the coding sequence ATGAGGAAATTAACTTTTTTAATAACCCTGATATTTACGCTAACTACTAATCCTGATTTTCTGCTTGCTCAATCCGAAGGCACTGTGGATGGAGAATTAAGAAAATGGCACCCAGTCACCATTACTTTTGAGGGACCTGAAGTAAGTGAAACCGATGCATATAATCCTTTTATGGGTTATCGGCTAAATGTCAAATTTCGACATGAGAGTGGTCAGTCAGCCTACGAAGTACCTGGTTATTTTGCAGCAGATGGAAATGCTGCTGAAACCAGCGCCACTTCTGGGAACAAGTGGCGCGTACATTTCACACCCGATAGGACCGGCCAGTGGACCTATACGGCTTCCTTTCGCAGGGGAGAAGATATTGCTGTTAACCTTAGTTCCACCGCCGGTGAATCAGCCGCTTTTGATGGCGCGACCGGTACAATCAATATTTCAGAAACTGACAAAAGCGGTTCGGATCTGCGGGGAAAGGGAATACTGCGGTATGTCGGAGAACATTATCTCAGATTCGATAATGGCGAGTGGTTCATGAAAGGAGGGGCAGATGCTCCGGAGACCTTACTGGCATATGCTGATTTTGACGGTACTTATACGCATGCCTCGACTTCAAAAAATTACGGTGACGTTTTGCTATGGGGAAGTACCCAACACAAAGACGGACGTGGTGCCACTCCTCTAAAAAAGTACGAGGCACATGTGCAGGATTGGAAGGATGGAGACCCGGAATGGAAAGACGGTAAGGGGAAAGGCTTGATTGGAGCGCTGAACTACCTATCTTCCAAGGGGATGAATGCTTTTTCTTTTTTGACCTTGTCAGCGGGTGGAGATGGAAAAAATATCTGGCCATGGATTAGTCATAATGAGGTGGACCGCTATGATGTTTCCAAACTCGCTCAATGGGAAAAGGTATTTACCCATGGAGATCAATTGGGCATGTTCCTTCATTTCAAAACCCATGAAAATGAAAATGACCAGCTCTTAAACGGTGGAAAATTGGGTCCGGAACGAAAACTATACTACAGAGAATTGATTGCCAGGTTTGCCCACCATCCTGCACTCAACTGGAATTTGGGAGAAGAGCACGACCTTTGGGATGAGTTAGATGATGCGGAGCAACTAAATGCTAAAGCAGACGCACAATATATCCATAATCTGGATCCTTATGATCACCCTGTGGTTACCCACACCTTTCCCAATCAATACCAACAGAGTTATACCCCCTTACTTGGGTATGAATATTTTGAAGGACCTTCTATTCAGACCAACAGCATGCGTCCCTGGCACAATTTCGACGTCATTTCTTATTGGGTGAATGCTTCAGACCGGTCGGAAAGAAAATGGAATGTATCTTTAGACGAAGCCGGAACCGGAGGATTAGGCGTTACTACGGACGACTATGACGATAATTATAACCAGGACGAAGCCCGGGGTACTTACTGGGCCACCATTGCCGCCGGAGGCGATGGGGTGGAATGGTATTTTGGTTATTCCGAAGAACAAAATGACCTCAATATGGAGGATTGGCGAAGCCGGGATGCCCTGTGGGACTATACCCGCCATGCCATGGATTTTTACAAAAACAACGATATTCCATTCTGGGAAATGGAAAATGCCAATAATATGACCCGTAGTGAAAAGGATTTTGTCTACGCCAACAATGGGGAGCTCTATGTGATTTATCTGCCATCTGGAGGTGGAGCTGCCCTGAATTTACAAAATAATACCGGTACCTACACAGTGGATTGGTACAATCCCAGGACTGGAGGTAATCTTCAAAAGGGAAAAGAAATGCAGGTTGAACAGACCTACGCTAGAGAACCAGCTTCTGTGCTTTCTGCCCTACCTAACATCAAAAAACCAAGGGTTCAGGGAGGAAACGTAACTGAGGTGACCGGGCCCGGTTGGATTAACCTGGGTATGCCTCCTGGGGATGTCAAGGAAGATTGGGTAATACTTGTAAGGAAAAAATAG
- a CDS encoding serine hydrolase domain-containing protein — translation MLFLDTGSLYEKVSIGNSFGQDKHVISEDTLRNGEEIIFPGKDWVVASPESQGVNSSRLKEAIQFLEENSGFDGVKEVMIIRNGYLIWEGENVDKVHGVWSVTKSFTSTVLGLLIADGKASLNTLAKEVVPEMTENYPNLKLRHFTTMTSGYRAQGDEPRGNYTHGPSTTPFLPSTPLFRPPGSKYAYWDSAMNQFAYILTKIAEEPLGDLLKRRLLDPIGVKPDQWHWGDFGEFGEYKINGGAGNNSNHIFISAREIARIGHLFLNQGNWDGKQLIPKEWVQQASSVQVPATLPLGHTGSGLQGSGVYGFNWWVNGIQPNGERKWRCCSSRYLCGMGP, via the coding sequence ATGCTTTTTTTAGATACGGGTTCTTTGTACGAAAAGGTCAGTATTGGCAATAGTTTTGGCCAGGATAAACATGTCATATCTGAAGATACTTTAAGAAATGGTGAAGAAATCATTTTCCCGGGAAAGGATTGGGTAGTGGCCTCGCCGGAATCGCAGGGAGTTAATTCATCCAGGTTAAAAGAGGCAATTCAATTTCTAGAGGAAAATTCAGGATTTGATGGGGTTAAAGAGGTGATGATTATTCGGAATGGCTACCTCATTTGGGAAGGTGAGAACGTGGACAAAGTTCATGGAGTCTGGTCGGTAACCAAATCTTTTACCAGTACGGTTTTGGGTTTACTGATTGCCGACGGGAAGGCCAGCCTCAACACGCTTGCAAAAGAAGTGGTACCTGAAATGACTGAAAATTATCCCAATCTGAAGCTAAGGCACTTCACTACCATGACATCCGGCTACCGGGCACAAGGAGATGAGCCTCGGGGAAACTATACACATGGTCCGAGTACTACTCCCTTTCTACCCAGCACCCCCTTGTTTAGACCTCCGGGTTCAAAATATGCTTACTGGGATTCAGCCATGAATCAGTTTGCCTATATTTTAACCAAAATTGCAGAGGAACCCTTAGGGGATCTTCTCAAACGTCGATTACTTGATCCGATAGGTGTGAAACCTGATCAGTGGCATTGGGGTGATTTTGGTGAATTCGGAGAATATAAAATCAATGGTGGTGCAGGCAATAACAGCAACCATATTTTTATTTCGGCAAGGGAAATAGCACGTATCGGTCATTTATTTTTAAATCAGGGCAACTGGGATGGCAAACAATTAATTCCCAAAGAATGGGTGCAACAAGCCAGCTCGGTTCAGGTTCCTGCTACGCTTCCCCTGGGGCATACGGGAAGTGGGTTGCAGGGAAGTGGGGTTTATGGATTTAACTGGTGGGTAAACGGAATCCAGCCAAATGGTGAGAGAAAATGGCGCTGCTGCTCCAGTAGGTACCTATGCGGCATGGGGCCATAA
- a CDS encoding DUF6797 domain-containing protein, giving the protein MNPMDHGSFVTSTITHDPLTASSIFVYKGIAVKVGNEQQAVMTFDTDLLRVASAWTGGFLQWYLERDGLEDWPTPAGITHFETGNTPGWSIDGDFNDPRTWPYGPIPKEQGQYKGLYRHGEQVLFSYTFGSSDILELPGFDLIESRPVFTRTLNISPTQENLSLRVLQVPDSAKIEIQSVSQSSEYMVIQIGDQTRVVGAQGIPDGAEWRITKRHLILDFPETTETVRLKLAIGPILSGGETDYLASYLTNSSEVPDLSEFKEPGPDMMEMVETEAVMGDEDGPFTVDELTLPVPNPWNSFMRLTDVDFFSDGRAVVSSLSGDVWLVEGIKENLETLRWHRYATGLFQPNGVKVVNDQVYVTGRDQITRLHDINDDGYADFYENFNNEIMASINFHAFTMNLETDSQGNFYFAKSTPWPPYVRGEGPPKNAEITPHHGVLFKLSPDGKKLDIIAKGLRNPNGLSVGPDGEMIYADNEGNWVPTSKVHRIKEDGFHGFIPSAHQPSMPTSFESPIIWTPHYMDNSPAKPMFITSDQWPEELQDDILLASYGRANLSLILKEEVDGVWQGAHLNLPLMFKSGLERGRFHEDGHLYLAGMTSWQSIGQDWGSFHRVRYTGAPLNLPVEINTKAGGLELEFTQKVDPQTATNIENYQLQKWTYPWTSQYGTRGKLYSVDNPGETKPDPVKVESIRLSDDGKTIFLTIPALEPGIVHTSIGTLEDLPEMKEASLGLVMSISYQISTAEGVELSHMIHKTIHRVPSEGFAID; this is encoded by the coding sequence ATGAATCCAATGGATCATGGTTCATTTGTTACCTCTACAATTACCCATGACCCACTTACTGCCAGCAGTATATTTGTGTATAAAGGAATTGCTGTCAAAGTCGGAAATGAACAACAGGCAGTAATGACTTTTGACACTGATCTATTACGTGTGGCGAGTGCCTGGACCGGTGGCTTCCTTCAGTGGTACCTGGAGCGAGATGGGCTTGAAGATTGGCCGACCCCTGCAGGTATCACCCATTTTGAGACGGGTAATACCCCGGGCTGGTCCATAGATGGAGATTTTAACGATCCGAGAACATGGCCTTACGGTCCTATTCCCAAAGAGCAGGGACAGTATAAGGGGCTTTATAGGCATGGAGAACAGGTACTGTTTTCCTATACTTTCGGCAGTAGTGACATCCTTGAATTGCCTGGGTTTGACCTTATTGAATCCAGACCTGTTTTTACTCGTACGTTAAACATAAGCCCTACTCAAGAAAACTTGTCATTGCGCGTGCTACAAGTACCAGACAGCGCTAAAATTGAAATACAGTCAGTCTCTCAATCCAGCGAGTATATGGTCATACAAATCGGAGATCAAACACGGGTTGTTGGTGCCCAGGGGATTCCTGATGGAGCTGAGTGGAGGATAACAAAACGTCATCTTATTCTGGATTTCCCCGAGACAACGGAAACGGTTCGACTTAAACTTGCTATTGGTCCCATTTTATCCGGCGGGGAAACAGACTATTTAGCATCTTATCTTACAAATTCTTCAGAGGTACCAGATCTTTCAGAATTTAAGGAGCCAGGACCCGATATGATGGAAATGGTGGAAACGGAAGCAGTCATGGGTGATGAAGACGGACCGTTTACGGTAGATGAGCTTACTTTGCCTGTTCCTAATCCATGGAATTCCTTCATGCGGTTAACAGATGTGGATTTTTTCTCAGATGGTCGTGCGGTTGTTAGCTCGCTAAGTGGAGATGTGTGGTTGGTTGAAGGTATCAAAGAAAATCTGGAGACCCTTCGTTGGCATCGGTATGCCACTGGGCTTTTTCAACCAAATGGGGTTAAGGTTGTCAATGATCAGGTGTATGTTACCGGGCGTGACCAGATTACACGTTTACATGATATTAATGATGATGGCTATGCAGATTTCTATGAGAATTTTAATAACGAAATCATGGCCTCTATTAATTTTCATGCATTTACCATGAACTTAGAAACGGACTCACAGGGGAATTTCTACTTTGCCAAATCTACCCCCTGGCCACCCTATGTTCGAGGAGAAGGACCGCCAAAAAATGCAGAAATTACACCACATCATGGTGTGCTCTTCAAGTTATCACCAGACGGGAAAAAGCTGGATATTATCGCAAAAGGTCTTCGTAATCCCAACGGATTGTCAGTCGGACCCGACGGAGAAATGATTTATGCGGACAATGAAGGGAACTGGGTCCCTACCAGTAAAGTACATAGAATCAAAGAAGATGGATTTCATGGATTTATCCCATCTGCACACCAACCATCTATGCCTACTTCGTTTGAGTCCCCTATTATTTGGACACCTCATTATATGGACAATTCTCCCGCCAAACCCATGTTTATCACTAGCGATCAGTGGCCAGAGGAATTGCAGGATGATATTTTATTAGCCTCCTATGGTCGTGCAAACCTTTCCTTGATTTTAAAGGAAGAGGTGGATGGCGTATGGCAGGGCGCTCATCTGAACCTTCCACTCATGTTCAAGTCAGGTCTTGAACGTGGCCGCTTTCACGAAGATGGGCATCTTTATCTAGCCGGGATGACCAGCTGGCAATCCATAGGCCAAGATTGGGGCTCTTTCCACAGAGTGCGGTATACTGGAGCCCCTTTGAATCTACCTGTGGAAATTAATACCAAAGCTGGCGGACTTGAGCTCGAGTTTACTCAAAAAGTGGATCCCCAGACGGCTACAAATATTGAAAACTATCAGTTGCAAAAGTGGACGTATCCCTGGACGAGTCAGTACGGTACACGTGGAAAACTGTATTCTGTGGACAATCCTGGAGAAACCAAACCAGATCCGGTAAAGGTAGAATCCATTAGGTTGTCTGATGATGGTAAAACCATTTTTCTGACAATTCCGGCATTAGAACCCGGAATCGTACACACCTCAATCGGTACGCTGGAAGATTTACCAGAAATGAAAGAGGCTTCCTTAGGACTGGTCATGTCCATAAGTTACCAGATTTCTACCGCTGAAGGGGTGGAGTTAAGCCATATGATACATAAAACGATACACAGAGTGCCTTCTGAGGGGTTTGCTATAGATTAA
- a CDS encoding FG-GAP repeat domain-containing protein, whose protein sequence is MHTKNGYLNPIIAFFLLLIVGSAVDAIAQGSKKKIQFRTHVIDDSLIGGAFSNTALADMDGDGKLEYIMSSRGTDKIYVYKFHEPGHWSKYIVGENPPTDAGGAVLDVDGDGLPDYLVGGAWYRNSGDLDSPYEQFVFDDDITDGSIHDQVVADINGDGKMDVITMSDKHNLRWYEIPSNPQNPWKRHDIGEAVHGGVAPKGYGDIDDDGDIDVVRTDVWFENVDGDGTAWEQHDLGPFMPLPEGEPSWAANAARSWVADLNNDGRPDVVQTVEEMRGGRIWWMENLGPDEDNTIQWHRHEIAGGDRILGGLHSLGVADFTGDGNLDVISAEQDWQRARPGANGEENPRYFLWENLGVGPSWSNNPTVEWKEHVIADVNLGGHEIVFGDVTDDGKLDIVGKPWSPSDNNALGGKAYVIFLENKSVLD, encoded by the coding sequence ATGCACACCAAAAATGGGTACCTAAATCCTATAATTGCTTTCTTTTTATTGCTCATAGTGGGTTCAGCTGTTGATGCTATAGCACAGGGAAGCAAGAAAAAAATTCAATTCAGGACCCATGTAATTGATGACTCTCTCATAGGAGGCGCTTTCTCCAATACTGCTCTGGCAGATATGGACGGTGATGGTAAACTGGAGTATATCATGAGTTCAAGGGGCACGGATAAGATTTATGTTTATAAATTTCATGAGCCTGGCCATTGGTCCAAATATATCGTTGGCGAAAATCCACCTACAGATGCTGGTGGTGCTGTACTGGATGTAGACGGTGATGGGCTACCCGACTACCTTGTAGGGGGAGCATGGTACAGGAATTCCGGAGACCTTGATTCGCCTTACGAGCAATTTGTCTTTGATGACGATATCACAGACGGGTCTATTCATGATCAGGTAGTGGCTGATATCAATGGAGATGGCAAAATGGATGTGATTACCATGTCCGATAAACATAATCTTCGCTGGTATGAAATCCCAAGCAATCCACAAAATCCTTGGAAAAGGCATGATATAGGCGAAGCCGTTCACGGAGGTGTGGCTCCTAAAGGATACGGGGATATCGATGATGATGGAGATATCGATGTTGTACGGACTGATGTCTGGTTTGAAAATGTAGATGGTGACGGGACAGCGTGGGAACAACATGATTTGGGCCCATTCATGCCGCTTCCGGAAGGTGAGCCAAGCTGGGCGGCCAATGCTGCCAGATCCTGGGTCGCTGATTTAAATAATGACGGACGACCTGATGTAGTGCAGACCGTGGAAGAAATGAGAGGAGGAAGAATCTGGTGGATGGAAAATCTTGGACCCGATGAAGACAACACTATTCAATGGCACCGACATGAAATAGCAGGAGGGGATCGCATATTGGGCGGATTGCACTCCCTCGGGGTCGCGGATTTTACCGGCGATGGCAATCTGGATGTTATCTCAGCTGAACAGGACTGGCAGCGAGCTCGTCCGGGAGCAAATGGAGAGGAGAACCCACGCTATTTCCTTTGGGAAAACCTCGGAGTGGGTCCATCCTGGTCTAATAATCCAACAGTTGAGTGGAAAGAGCATGTAATTGCTGATGTTAATCTGGGTGGCCACGAGATTGTATTTGGAGATGTTACAGACGATGGTAAACTTGATATAGTAGGAAAGCCGTGGAGCCCATCAGATAATAACGCGCTGGGTGGTAAAGCTTATGTAATATTTTTGGAGAATAAATCTGTCCTTGATTAA